Proteins co-encoded in one Dyadobacter sp. CECT 9275 genomic window:
- a CDS encoding 2Fe-2S iron-sulfur cluster-binding protein has product MINIEIEDNEGKRHPLEVPVDIGLNMMEVLKAYEYDIQATCGGMGLCATCHVEVLSGWDKLPERNDNELDTLDTLPDAGTFSRLACQIRPDEKMEGLVLKLKALQEA; this is encoded by the coding sequence ATGATAAATATTGAGATCGAAGATAACGAAGGTAAACGTCATCCACTTGAAGTGCCTGTAGATATAGGCCTCAACATGATGGAAGTGCTGAAAGCGTATGAATATGATATTCAGGCCACCTGCGGAGGGATGGGATTGTGTGCCACCTGTCACGTCGAGGTTTTAAGTGGCTGGGATAAATTACCCGAACGGAATGATAACGAGCTGGATACCCTGGATACTTTGCCGGATGCTGGTACATTCAGCCGTTTGGCCTGTCAGATACGGCCAGACGAAAAGATGGAGGGGCTGGTTTTAAAATTGAAAGCGCTTCAGGAAGCCTGA
- a CDS encoding NAD(P)/FAD-dependent oxidoreductase: MIQTDICIIGAGPVGLFAVFEAGLLKMRCHLIDALPEVGGQLSEIYPQKPIYDIPGAPGIIAGDLVKNLMIQIEEFKPGFTLGERVEVISKQDDGSYIVSTNEDIHVHCQVVVIAAGLGSFEPRKPAVENLEYFEGKGVHYIVKRPELFRDKRVVLAGGGDSALDWTIFLAGVAEKVTLVHRGETFRGAPDSGSKVFELAESGKIDLVLQSQVSALAGNGVLKEVSLLDNNKITRTIQADHFIPLFGLSPKLGPIADWNLGIDKSAVVVDTLDYATNVERIYAIGDINTYPGKLKLILCGFHEAAIMMQSAFKYVYPDQKLSFKYTTVNGVNPF; this comes from the coding sequence ATGATCCAAACAGATATTTGCATAATTGGTGCGGGGCCTGTGGGCCTGTTTGCCGTTTTCGAAGCTGGTCTGCTGAAAATGAGATGCCATTTGATTGACGCCCTTCCGGAGGTGGGCGGGCAGCTTTCCGAAATATATCCTCAGAAGCCCATATATGATATTCCGGGAGCTCCGGGGATTATTGCGGGAGATCTGGTTAAAAATCTTATGATACAGATCGAGGAATTTAAGCCGGGATTTACCTTGGGCGAAAGGGTGGAGGTGATCAGTAAACAGGACGACGGCAGTTACATTGTGAGTACCAACGAAGATATCCATGTCCATTGCCAGGTGGTGGTAATCGCGGCGGGGCTGGGCAGTTTTGAGCCAAGAAAACCTGCCGTTGAAAATCTTGAATATTTTGAGGGCAAAGGAGTACATTACATTGTGAAACGTCCTGAGTTATTTCGTGACAAAAGGGTAGTACTTGCCGGTGGCGGAGATTCGGCGCTCGACTGGACCATATTCCTTGCAGGCGTGGCCGAAAAGGTTACACTGGTTCACCGTGGGGAGACTTTCCGTGGTGCGCCGGATTCGGGTTCCAAAGTATTTGAACTGGCCGAATCTGGCAAAATTGACCTGGTACTTCAGTCACAAGTAAGCGCACTGGCGGGCAACGGGGTTTTGAAAGAAGTATCCTTACTGGACAACAACAAAATCACGCGTACCATCCAGGCCGATCACTTCATTCCGCTCTTTGGATTAAGCCCTAAACTGGGGCCTATTGCGGACTGGAACCTGGGAATCGATAAGTCGGCGGTAGTAGTAGATACCCTCGATTATGCCACCAATGTAGAACGTATCTATGCCATAGGAGATATTAATACCTATCCGGGCAAGCTTAAACTTATCCTGTGCGGTTTTCATGAAGCTGCCATCATGATGCAAAGCGCGTTTAAGTACGTCTACCCCGACCAGAAATTAAGCTTTAAATACACCACGGTTAATGGTGTTAATCCTTTTTAA
- a CDS encoding SGNH/GDSL hydrolase family protein gives MKLHSLMLLTWVLLTGCKAKDISAVEKEQPAEQPEEQTTQTMSYLALGDSYTIGQSVSASERWPVLLAEALNQTGKKIKIPDIIATTGWTTADLLNALTSSNPRTDYNMVSLLIGVNNQYQGRTQEEFRMQFRQLLTKCITYAGGDNKKVFVVSIPDWGVTPYGSGHRDQIALEVDLFNQIAKEESEKAKVLFIDITPLSRTALNDPSLIAPDGLHFSGTMYKQWVDIILPKVKTMI, from the coding sequence ATGAAATTACATTCATTGATGCTGCTCACCTGGGTATTACTCACCGGCTGTAAAGCAAAAGATATTTCAGCCGTTGAGAAGGAGCAGCCTGCGGAACAACCTGAGGAACAAACAACACAAACCATGAGTTATCTGGCCCTGGGCGATTCCTATACTATAGGACAAAGTGTTTCGGCCAGCGAAAGATGGCCCGTTTTATTGGCGGAAGCTTTAAACCAAACCGGTAAAAAAATCAAGATTCCGGATATCATTGCCACCACCGGCTGGACAACCGCCGATCTGCTGAATGCTCTGACTTCCAGTAATCCCCGCACTGATTATAATATGGTTTCTTTACTGATTGGGGTCAATAACCAGTACCAGGGCAGAACACAGGAAGAATTCCGGATGCAATTCCGGCAGCTGCTTACCAAATGCATAACCTATGCCGGTGGAGATAACAAAAAGGTTTTTGTAGTGTCCATTCCTGACTGGGGCGTAACACCCTACGGCTCCGGACATCGGGATCAGATCGCCTTGGAAGTAGATCTATTCAATCAAATAGCGAAGGAAGAATCAGAAAAAGCGAAAGTACTGTTTATTGACATTACACCCCTTTCCCGCACCGCACTTAATGACCCCAGCCTGATTGCCCCAGACGGGCTGCATTTTTCGGGCACAATGTACAAACAGTGGGTTGATATAATCCTGCCAAAAGTGAAGACCATGATATAA
- a CDS encoding diacylglycerol/lipid kinase family protein: MLKTNLLHNPNAGEEDFTEKELVRLIRKEGFECTYSSVKQEGWDEFDDRCDFLIIAGGDGTVRRVSKALVKRKLLQKQFPLAILPHGTANNIAGALSVKGEPKDIVASWKSGKRHRFDIGKVQGTPDEMFFLEGIGFGVFSKLIKVMEKFDKELANDVDEKIKAARAVFYDVVTSYEARQCRIIADGSDHSGKYLLVEVINTPSVGPNLILANGTDTGDGELEVVLVPEEHRGKLEQYLLALINGTDMKPSFTTIKAKHITILWEGRDLHVDDERIKLDKPVEIKVDVLPGVLEFMI; the protein is encoded by the coding sequence ATGCTAAAAACCAATTTGTTGCATAATCCAAATGCCGGAGAAGAAGACTTTACAGAAAAGGAATTGGTCCGGCTGATCCGTAAGGAAGGTTTTGAATGTACTTATTCGTCTGTGAAACAAGAGGGCTGGGACGAGTTTGATGACCGCTGTGACTTTCTGATCATTGCGGGAGGAGACGGCACGGTGCGAAGGGTAAGTAAAGCACTTGTGAAAAGAAAACTTCTGCAAAAGCAATTTCCGCTGGCCATACTTCCGCATGGCACTGCCAATAATATTGCGGGGGCATTGTCGGTAAAGGGTGAGCCCAAAGATATAGTAGCATCGTGGAAGTCCGGGAAAAGGCATCGGTTTGACATAGGCAAGGTACAAGGTACGCCTGACGAAATGTTTTTCCTCGAGGGAATCGGATTCGGCGTTTTTTCCAAGCTAATCAAAGTAATGGAAAAGTTTGATAAAGAACTTGCCAACGATGTAGATGAAAAAATCAAGGCAGCAAGGGCGGTTTTCTATGACGTCGTAACTTCTTATGAGGCCAGGCAGTGCAGGATTATAGCAGATGGTTCCGACCATTCGGGGAAATACTTGCTGGTGGAGGTCATCAATACACCTTCAGTGGGCCCCAACCTCATTCTGGCTAATGGAACCGATACCGGCGATGGCGAGCTGGAAGTGGTGTTGGTCCCTGAGGAGCACCGGGGTAAGCTGGAACAGTATCTGTTAGCGCTCATCAATGGTACCGACATGAAACCTTCATTCACCACGATTAAGGCCAAGCATATCACTATTTTATGGGAGGGAAGGGATTTACATGTAGACGACGAAAGGATAAAACTTGATAAACCGGTCGAAATCAAAGTGGATGTTCTTCCGGGCGTGCTGGAATTTATGATCTGA
- the surE gene encoding 5'/3'-nucleotidase SurE has translation MKILVTNDDGIYSPGIAALAKIATRFGEVKIVAPDVEQSSMGHAITASRPLSYKKSPITFEGIDAYRVNGTPADCVALGQHLWDKPDVVLSGINMGPNLGNAMWHSGTLAAAKQAVLFGMKGIALSTPVGKVEPDFEALDRFIEQTLSILLKNPDLNLINVNFPHQPVGVRWTRQSVRLYDNKIEPGLDPMGRKHYWFTVIPLEPSEEGTDRWAVENDFVSITPLRLDLTNEAELAKALLKYPVS, from the coding sequence ATGAAAATTCTGGTAACAAATGATGACGGTATATACAGCCCGGGCATTGCGGCACTGGCCAAGATTGCAACCCGGTTTGGTGAAGTAAAAATTGTAGCCCCGGACGTGGAACAATCATCCATGGGACATGCCATAACTGCGTCAAGACCCTTGTCTTACAAAAAATCACCCATAACGTTCGAAGGTATTGACGCTTACCGTGTCAACGGGACTCCGGCCGATTGCGTGGCCCTTGGGCAACATTTATGGGACAAACCTGATGTGGTGCTTTCGGGCATCAATATGGGGCCTAACCTGGGGAATGCCATGTGGCATTCGGGGACATTGGCAGCAGCCAAACAGGCAGTTTTGTTTGGCATGAAAGGGATTGCGCTGAGTACCCCGGTAGGCAAGGTGGAACCAGACTTTGAAGCGCTGGACCGATTCATTGAGCAAACGCTCTCGATACTTCTAAAGAATCCCGATCTGAATCTGATCAATGTAAATTTCCCGCATCAACCTGTCGGGGTGAGATGGACCAGGCAGTCGGTCCGATTGTATGACAACAAAATAGAACCCGGCCTGGACCCCATGGGCAGGAAACACTACTGGTTTACTGTTATACCCCTGGAACCATCAGAAGAGGGAACTGACCGCTGGGCCGTTGAAAATGATTTCGTATCCATCACACCGCTTCGTCTGGATCTTACCAATGAAGCGGAACTGGCAAAGGCGCTGCTTAAATACCCGGTCTCCTGA
- a CDS encoding peptidase — MTYCLGVKVKEGLVAIADTRITAGTNTTVKKKVYVAQKGNYSLFMMTSGLRSVRDKAVHYFEELIEEGVVYNKLYKAVNAFGEQIKRVAEEDKAALERAGFKFNLNAIVGGQLKDDAEHKLFLLYSEGNWVELDQGSPYVIIGNSGQGKAILNRVLNENSTMKQALKAGFLSFDSTRVSNNDVDFPIDVILYKKDSFSVVEHRYEQKDLQRVAEIWADKLKQALDDIPEDWMDQSFDKIPGLDGLPG; from the coding sequence ATGACATATTGCTTGGGAGTTAAAGTGAAAGAAGGCCTGGTAGCCATTGCGGATACAAGGATTACGGCCGGAACAAATACTACTGTTAAAAAGAAAGTGTATGTAGCACAGAAGGGAAATTATTCTCTTTTTATGATGACCAGCGGCCTCAGGTCCGTTCGTGACAAAGCAGTTCATTACTTTGAAGAACTGATTGAAGAAGGAGTAGTGTACAACAAGCTTTATAAGGCCGTAAATGCTTTCGGCGAACAGATTAAGAGGGTGGCGGAGGAAGATAAGGCCGCGCTGGAACGTGCAGGTTTCAAATTTAACCTTAATGCGATTGTAGGAGGTCAGCTTAAAGACGATGCCGAGCACAAACTTTTTTTGTTGTATTCCGAAGGTAACTGGGTGGAGCTGGATCAGGGATCGCCTTATGTGATTATCGGAAATTCAGGACAGGGCAAGGCGATTCTCAACAGGGTTTTGAACGAAAATTCGACAATGAAACAGGCATTGAAAGCAGGTTTTCTGTCATTTGATTCCACACGTGTCAGCAATAATGACGTTGATTTTCCTATCGACGTAATCTTATACAAGAAAGACAGTTTTTCCGTAGTGGAACACCGGTATGAGCAAAAGGACCTGCAGAGAGTGGCCGAGATTTGGGCAGATAAGTTAAAACAGGCGCTGGATGATATCCCCGAAGACTGGATGGATCAATCGTTTGATAAAATACCGGGTCTGGACGGGTTACCCGGATAA
- a CDS encoding efflux RND transporter permease subunit — MWVALVLVSTIFMAYEASKIELSYQFARILPSSDPVEKEYQDFRKLFGEDGSVMVIGWQDPQIFELNQFRDWCKLTQRIKDTHGIKNVLSIANLQKVVKNDSLKSFQFEPALKKIPETQAEVDSAKKEIYNLPFYEGLVINPETNATLLVITFNDKDLNSKRRLTIVDDIETMSEEFAVKYNVDLHYSGMPYIRTVNMKKISGEMELFMGLAVFVTLVILWAFFRSFRLTLLSITVVLIGVIFSVGLLHLFGYKITALTGLIPPLLIVIGVPNCVFLINKYQAELVSGRSKDEAILEMVKKIGLSTFLANMTTAIGFGVFYFTNSSLLVEFGVVAAISVMVTYALCLILLPITLHYMSVPKPRHLKHLDGKWASGFLKKVNYLVHHKRKEIYLAMVVLIIISAVGMTKIKAIGYVVDDLPKKDVVYTDLRFFEKNFHGVLPFEVMIDTKKPNGIFGDQAQALYKIKALQTEMAKFPEFSKPISIVEASRFLYQSYRGGDRKYYALPGVLELSKLTGYIQDKDGASSQLNSFLSKDKGITRVSFQMADVGSEKIKELMLKIRPKVDSIFSPEQYKVSLTGHSLVFLKSNDYLLSNLYESLLIAILLIAIVGMVLFRSIPIILLSKLPCLIPLALTAGIMGYFGIYFKPTTILIFSITFGIASDGTVYFLTRYRQEIYEKGLTPSQAVTESIFGTGLSMIYTAVILFCGFIIFAASSFGGTAAMGVMVSITLLVAMCTNLILLPALLLSIAKRQGKNVKPS; from the coding sequence ATGTGGGTGGCATTAGTTTTGGTATCTACGATCTTCATGGCCTATGAAGCCAGCAAAATTGAACTCTCCTATCAGTTTGCGAGAATACTGCCCTCCTCCGATCCGGTCGAAAAAGAATATCAGGATTTCCGGAAATTATTCGGTGAAGATGGCAGTGTGATGGTGATTGGATGGCAGGATCCTCAGATTTTTGAATTGAACCAATTCAGAGACTGGTGCAAACTTACCCAAAGAATCAAAGACACCCACGGTATCAAAAATGTACTCTCCATTGCCAACCTGCAGAAGGTGGTTAAAAATGACAGTCTCAAGAGCTTCCAGTTTGAACCCGCACTTAAAAAAATACCCGAAACCCAGGCAGAAGTTGATAGTGCAAAAAAAGAAATTTACAATCTGCCCTTTTACGAAGGACTGGTTATCAACCCGGAAACCAATGCCACTCTGCTGGTCATTACCTTCAATGACAAAGATCTTAACTCCAAAAGAAGACTTACGATCGTAGATGATATTGAGACCATGTCCGAGGAGTTTGCTGTCAAATACAATGTAGACCTCCACTATTCCGGTATGCCGTACATCAGAACGGTGAACATGAAAAAGATATCAGGCGAAATGGAGTTGTTTATGGGCCTGGCCGTTTTCGTAACATTGGTGATTCTCTGGGCATTTTTCAGGTCGTTCCGGTTAACGCTTCTTTCCATTACCGTGGTACTGATTGGCGTTATATTCTCCGTGGGGCTGCTTCATTTGTTTGGTTATAAAATAACAGCACTGACCGGCCTCATTCCTCCGTTATTGATCGTAATCGGGGTCCCCAACTGTGTTTTCCTGATCAACAAGTACCAGGCCGAACTAGTATCAGGCCGTTCCAAAGACGAAGCAATACTGGAAATGGTCAAAAAGATTGGCCTGTCCACCTTCCTGGCCAACATGACAACAGCCATTGGCTTTGGCGTCTTTTATTTTACAAACAGCAGTCTCCTGGTCGAATTTGGTGTGGTTGCTGCAATCAGCGTAATGGTTACTTACGCACTCTGTCTGATACTCCTTCCTATCACGCTGCATTACATGAGTGTGCCCAAACCCCGGCACCTGAAACATCTGGATGGAAAATGGGCATCAGGATTTCTGAAAAAGGTAAATTATCTGGTACATCACAAACGGAAGGAGATTTACCTGGCCATGGTCGTGCTGATCATTATTTCGGCCGTAGGAATGACAAAAATCAAAGCCATAGGTTATGTAGTGGACGATCTTCCTAAAAAGGACGTAGTATATACTGATCTGCGTTTCTTTGAAAAAAACTTTCACGGTGTGCTGCCCTTTGAGGTAATGATTGATACCAAAAAACCTAATGGCATTTTTGGAGATCAGGCGCAGGCATTGTACAAAATAAAGGCCCTGCAAACCGAAATGGCCAAATTTCCGGAGTTTTCAAAACCTATTTCCATTGTGGAAGCTTCCAGGTTTTTGTATCAGTCATATCGCGGTGGCGATCGTAAATATTATGCCTTACCCGGCGTTCTCGAGTTGTCAAAACTTACTGGCTACATTCAGGATAAGGATGGAGCTTCCAGCCAGCTTAATTCGTTTTTAAGTAAAGATAAGGGTATCACCCGTGTAAGTTTCCAGATGGCGGATGTGGGCTCTGAGAAAATCAAAGAACTGATGTTGAAAATCAGGCCGAAGGTTGATTCTATTTTCAGTCCTGAACAGTACAAAGTAAGCCTGACGGGCCATAGCCTGGTATTCCTGAAGAGTAATGATTATCTGCTCAGTAACCTTTACGAAAGTTTGCTGATTGCCATTCTTCTCATTGCCATTGTAGGGATGGTCCTTTTCCGCTCCATACCCATTATACTTTTATCCAAACTTCCCTGCCTCATTCCCTTGGCGCTTACAGCCGGAATCATGGGTTATTTTGGAATTTATTTCAAACCAACGACCATCCTGATTTTCAGTATCACATTCGGAATAGCATCGGACGGCACCGTTTATTTCCTCACGCGCTACCGTCAGGAAATTTATGAAAAAGGACTTACGCCTTCCCAGGCGGTGACCGAGTCTATTTTCGGAACCGGCCTGAGTATGATTTACACTGCCGTCATATTGTTTTGCGGATTTATAATTTTCGCTGCATCCAGTTTTGGCGGAACCGCCGCTATGGGAGTAATGGTATCCATTACGCTGCTGGTAGCTATGTGTACCAATCTGATCCTGCTGCCCGCCTTGTTATTATCCATTGCCAAACGGCAGGGCAAGAATGTAAAGCCATCCTGA
- a CDS encoding MFS transporter, producing MKQATNGNYRWVICALLFFATTINYIDRQILGLLKPTLEVEFHWTETDYANIVMVFAGCYALGYIVFGNIIDKIGSKLGYSISIIIWSIAAVLHAFVKGTMGFGAVRALLGLGEAGNFPAAVKATAEWFPKRERALATGIFNSGTSIGAVVAPIMVPWLLGSYGWQEAFLITGALGFIWLIFWWLFYEVPSRHKKISQEEFTYIHSDNESAGQENAKPIKWTVLLGLKQTWVFIIGKLLTDPIWWFFLFWLPSYFATTFSLDLKKPSLQLAIVYTATTFGSIGGGYLSSLLIKKGWAPLKARKTTLLIVAFAVLPIILAKFATDVWVAVGIISIATAAHQAWSANIFTIVSDIFPKRAVSSVVGIGGMAGSIGSTLFPLVVGALLDHYKEVGNIGAGYNILFVICGLAYFVAWLIIHFLTSNMKPVEEALKN from the coding sequence ATGAAACAAGCCACTAACGGAAATTACCGCTGGGTCATTTGTGCACTTTTATTTTTTGCCACCACAATCAACTACATCGACAGACAAATTCTTGGTCTTCTTAAGCCCACACTGGAGGTAGAATTTCACTGGACCGAAACGGATTATGCTAATATAGTCATGGTTTTTGCCGGGTGTTACGCACTTGGATATATCGTTTTCGGTAATATTATCGACAAAATAGGGTCCAAACTTGGTTATTCCATATCCATCATTATCTGGAGTATTGCTGCGGTTTTACACGCCTTTGTGAAAGGTACTATGGGTTTTGGAGCAGTCAGAGCGCTCCTTGGCCTGGGTGAAGCGGGAAACTTCCCGGCTGCAGTAAAAGCTACTGCCGAATGGTTCCCCAAGCGTGAACGCGCCCTGGCCACAGGGATCTTCAACTCAGGAACAAGCATCGGTGCGGTGGTAGCACCCATTATGGTACCTTGGCTGCTAGGCTCTTATGGCTGGCAGGAAGCGTTCCTGATCACCGGAGCACTGGGCTTTATCTGGCTGATATTCTGGTGGCTGTTTTACGAAGTTCCTTCCCGGCACAAAAAAATCTCTCAGGAAGAATTTACTTACATCCATAGTGACAATGAGTCGGCGGGACAGGAAAATGCAAAGCCTATCAAATGGACGGTCCTCCTCGGGCTGAAACAAACCTGGGTATTTATTATCGGAAAACTGCTCACCGATCCTATCTGGTGGTTTTTTCTCTTTTGGCTTCCCTCCTATTTCGCAACCACATTTTCGCTGGATCTCAAAAAGCCAAGCCTTCAGCTGGCGATCGTTTATACTGCAACTACATTTGGCAGCATTGGGGGCGGATATCTGTCATCGCTGCTCATTAAAAAAGGCTGGGCTCCCCTGAAGGCCCGCAAAACAACACTATTGATTGTAGCATTTGCTGTTTTACCCATTATACTGGCCAAATTTGCAACGGATGTATGGGTTGCAGTGGGCATCATCAGTATTGCAACAGCCGCACATCAGGCCTGGAGTGCCAACATCTTTACTATTGTTTCCGATATTTTCCCCAAACGAGCAGTGAGTTCGGTCGTTGGTATTGGCGGCATGGCAGGTTCTATCGGTTCCACACTTTTCCCCCTGGTAGTAGGTGCCCTGCTCGACCATTACAAAGAGGTGGGCAACATTGGCGCTGGTTACAACATTCTTTTTGTGATATGCGGTCTGGCCTATTTTGTGGCTTGGCTCATCATTCATTTCCTGACGTCAAATATGAAACCGGTCGAAGAAGCGTTAAAGAATTAA
- a CDS encoding DUF7133 domain-containing protein, with translation MKRLRYPVLFLTLSFTLFYCKTNKQTSSSSTITSASDTPAPEKAVDLSKSPFLTAEESMKRIAIADGFEIKLVASEPLVSTPVAMLFDDQARMWVVEMTGYMPDTIGTGEDVPNGNIVLLDDKNKDGVYDDRKVIIDSLVLPRAICLIENGILVAEPTNLWFYELKNDKVVKRELVDPQYTEGGNVEHQPNGLLRAMDNWIYNAKSTKRYRKQGNKWLIESTHFRGQWGICQDNYGHLYYNNNSQNLLGDYFSPGLGAWNKNQRGVAGFNEKTVANNKVYPLRPTPGVNRGYMKNVLNDSLKLNNFTAAAGPVIYRGDLFGKDFDFNGFVPEPSANLIKRNIIRENGYVVKGEQAYKGKEFIASTDERFRPVSLYNAPDGALYILDMYRGIIQHKTYLTPYLKGEIGKRGLTQPLSAGRIYKVVPKNKTSAVVTLPDSPQQLLKLLGHANGWIRDKAQQNIIDRKYLQLVPELKAAAAQTDNELLALHALWTLEGLGKLTTDEVITTIGKQSWHTRMQGLSMVPSVMDATNHSRITASLDKLIDTKDTLAAPYIGFLAKYIQEFDQREGKRLLVKLASAYPKNGYVADAIVSTLQDQEEQFTHELSASVKDTTSSIHRQLRKAIATANNAKANRNPEVLKKQFPKGEALFTSICQTCHGADGNGVKSLGPPLNQSEWVTGSKDKLISIVLFGLTGPVKVNGHLYQTPEVSGDMPGIGYDKDMPNEDIAQLLSYIRKSWRNNAETVSTIEVSKKRTQLSGREKAFTEAELNGR, from the coding sequence ATGAAAAGGTTACGTTATCCGGTTCTCTTCCTTACCCTATCGTTTACACTGTTTTATTGTAAAACAAACAAACAAACCTCTTCCAGTAGCACCATCACCTCTGCCTCAGATACGCCCGCACCGGAAAAAGCGGTCGACTTGAGTAAGTCGCCGTTTCTGACCGCCGAGGAGTCTATGAAAAGGATTGCCATAGCGGATGGCTTTGAAATAAAACTCGTTGCGTCCGAACCTTTGGTAAGCACACCCGTGGCAATGCTTTTTGACGATCAGGCAAGAATGTGGGTAGTTGAAATGACCGGATATATGCCTGATACCATCGGAACTGGTGAGGATGTCCCTAACGGAAATATTGTGCTGCTTGATGATAAAAATAAGGATGGCGTGTATGACGACCGAAAGGTAATTATAGATTCACTGGTACTTCCCAGGGCCATCTGCCTGATTGAAAACGGTATACTTGTGGCTGAGCCAACCAACCTTTGGTTTTATGAATTAAAGAATGATAAAGTCGTAAAAAGAGAGTTGGTCGATCCTCAATATACCGAGGGAGGTAATGTGGAACATCAGCCCAATGGGTTGCTGCGCGCAATGGATAACTGGATCTATAATGCCAAATCTACCAAAAGATACCGAAAACAGGGTAACAAATGGCTGATCGAAAGCACCCATTTCCGCGGACAGTGGGGCATTTGCCAGGATAATTATGGACACCTTTACTATAACAATAACTCACAAAACCTGCTGGGTGATTATTTCTCGCCGGGGCTTGGGGCCTGGAATAAAAATCAACGGGGTGTTGCCGGCTTCAATGAAAAAACAGTGGCCAACAACAAGGTATATCCTCTGCGGCCAACACCGGGAGTGAACCGTGGCTACATGAAAAATGTCCTCAATGACAGCCTCAAGCTCAACAACTTTACAGCCGCTGCGGGTCCGGTCATTTACCGGGGTGATCTTTTTGGCAAAGATTTTGATTTTAACGGTTTCGTTCCTGAGCCGTCTGCTAACCTGATCAAGCGAAATATCATTAGAGAAAACGGTTATGTCGTAAAAGGAGAACAAGCCTACAAGGGAAAGGAATTTATTGCCAGTACCGACGAGCGTTTCAGACCAGTGAGCCTCTACAACGCTCCTGACGGTGCGCTGTACATTCTGGATATGTACCGGGGAATTATCCAGCACAAGACTTATCTGACGCCCTATCTCAAAGGGGAGATCGGCAAGCGGGGGCTAACGCAGCCTTTGTCAGCCGGACGTATTTACAAAGTCGTGCCTAAAAATAAAACTTCTGCTGTAGTTACCCTGCCTGATTCCCCTCAGCAACTGTTGAAACTTCTTGGCCATGCCAACGGATGGATAAGAGACAAAGCCCAGCAAAATATTATTGACAGAAAGTACCTACAGCTAGTGCCTGAATTAAAGGCGGCAGCGGCTCAGACCGACAACGAATTACTCGCGCTACACGCTTTGTGGACGCTTGAAGGACTTGGCAAACTTACTACAGACGAGGTAATTACAACCATTGGGAAGCAAAGCTGGCACACGCGTATGCAGGGCCTGAGCATGGTTCCGTCTGTTATGGATGCAACCAACCACAGCAGGATCACTGCTTCACTGGACAAATTAATCGATACAAAAGATACCCTGGCAGCACCATATATAGGATTTTTGGCAAAATATATCCAGGAATTTGATCAGCGCGAAGGTAAACGGTTACTGGTAAAACTGGCTTCGGCATATCCCAAAAACGGATATGTAGCAGACGCCATTGTAAGCACGCTGCAGGATCAGGAGGAGCAGTTTACGCATGAACTTTCCGCTTCGGTAAAAGATACTACCTCCAGCATTCACAGACAACTTAGAAAAGCTATTGCAACTGCCAATAATGCCAAAGCAAACAGAAACCCCGAAGTACTCAAAAAACAGTTCCCCAAAGGAGAAGCTTTGTTTACGTCCATCTGCCAGACCTGCCACGGAGCCGACGGCAACGGTGTAAAGTCACTGGGCCCGCCTCTGAACCAGTCGGAATGGGTAACGGGAAGTAAGGACAAGCTGATTTCCATTGTACTGTTTGGATTAACCGGCCCGGTTAAGGTGAACGGACATCTGTATCAAACCCCCGAAGTAAGCGGGGATATGCCAGGCATAGGTTACGATAAAGATATGCCAAACGAAGATATCGCGCAGTTGCTCAGCTATATCCGTAAGTCGTGGAGGAATAATGCCGAAACCGTCTCCACAATCGAAGTTTCAAAAAAACGAACGCAGCTCAGTGGTCGTGAGAAAGCATTTACAGAGGCAGAGCTTAACGGGAGGTAG